GAAACCACAAAGATAAGTATGAAAGAACTATATTCATAGTATAAATAAATCAGAAAGCATTCCAATGAAAAACAGAAAAAGAAATACACGGGGGACTGAAAAAGAcaatgaagataaaaaaataccTCATTTTGTTCAAATCCATCCATTTCAACAAGTAGCTGATGCAATGTTTTCTTTGTGTGGCCTTCCCATTGCTTTCTTGTGGAACCAATTGCATCGATTTCATCAATGAAAATGATACAAGGTGCCTATTAGAGTAGAACAAACAAATTTAGATAAGGAGTTAGAAGAAAATTAGCAACAATAACAAATGGTACAAAAGTACACTATTCACATGTACTATTCATATCCACACAATGCATCCAGGACTAAGGCACAACCTACAATGTCAAATAGTTAGTCAATTTAACATTATCTTCTGACAAGGATTTAGAATGAATTTACTGTCCCTTAAGAAAAACTAACTGTCTTTCTCTTTTGTCTTTAACTCCTACAAGATACAGTACTAATTTTACTCATAATACACTAGTGTCATAATCTTTTCCATTGTTGATAAGGGTAAGATATTATTTTAGTACTTTTCTGATATTGGTTCcacaatcaaatcaaattaaatacaaagtatttaaaatttatatattttcatttggtttattgaacatttatttttacACTTAAGTCATTATGCAtttaaaattcagtattcaattttcagtttgatcaaataCACCCTTAGCCAAAGTTCATGGGttcttttttcctttatttcattttttatttaacacaaATTTTGGTCACGAGAAGCAAAGGATGAAGGATGCAGAAATCAAATTGCAGTATTTGGCTTATTAAGAGACCAAAGTCTATCAACATCCAAGGAGCTGATCTGGTTCCTAGAGGCTTGTTAAGAGGCTTGTTAACTCGTACACATTACTATCAAATTATTTGAGTGAATGGATATTTTAAAGCAACTCCAAGACAACAAACCTTTTTCTTGGCAGCTTGGAACAAAGATCTCACACGTCGGGCACCAACACCCACAAACCTGGAAAACAAAACTCCAAAAGATAAGTTTCTAGAGTTAATAAGACCCATGAGTTAACAACTTGAACCAATACTTGCAAAAAAAAATCCATCTGAGTTTTCTAACCAAAGGTTTTAGAGAGGAAAAATCTTTCATTTGTCAACTACAAAAAGGTACTTACATCTCCTCAAATTCAGATCCTGCTCTATAGAAAAAAGGCACTGCAGCTTCTCCTGCAATGGCCTTCACAGTTCCAGAAACAACAGTAAGGCTCAGAATTGGATCAAAACTTGtagaaaatgtaaataaaatgtgTAGTGGTGTAGTTAGTAGAATTCAGTTATGTGTATAGGGAAACCACCCATGTTCTACCTTATTCTTTatttactttgtaaatattgTTGTACTATGATTATTGAGTCATATGGAAAAAATCAGACTGTAAGTCTGCTCCCAAAATATCCCACTCGGAAACTTACAAAACTCAAATGAACAGTTTCTGTTTTACGCATTACAAAATCAATAGGtctactaataaaattattataataacattaaactGGACACACAAGAGAAACTTAATCCTTGGATGTAACAATCAATGAGTAAAAATTTAGTTACATGCAATGCAGATTTACATTCccataatatatatgattttaaggGATATATGAAATTTTACCTTAGCCAGAAGAGTTTTCCCAGTTCCAGGTGGTCCAGTTAAAAGAATACCCTGCAAATTTGTACTTGGTTTGAGCGAATCCAAATAAACAAGTTCACTGTGTGGTAATGTGAATAGAGGAACATTGTATACATGGTGGAAAGCATGAAAATTGATTCTTGCATCTCACTACTGAGCATTCATGTCTTGTTCTTCACTTATGTGATTCAAGAAGCATGTTGATATACAATGAATGATACAGGCAAACTAGATGACAACAATTTAAAACAGTACAATGCATGGAGGACCATCAAATCCAAGCATATATTAAATGATTACTAtcatgattattaatttattattatgtaacAATAATTTCTCAATAGACCTTAGGCAATTTCCCACCAAGTCTGGTGAATTTTGAAGGGTTTCTGAGGTACTCCACGACTTCCTCAAGCTCCTGTTTGGCATCATCACATCCCTTTACATCCTTAAATGTTTTAACATTCTGCAGTAGAACAAGTTATATtatcaaatactaaaataaatggTCGCAACAATTGGTAACTCGAATACAAAGTCTCTAATAATGACCTATAGTAAATCAACTGATGAAGCACATGAAACTTGATAAGTAGAAGAACCAGAAATATTGTGTAGCCCATATCTCAGTAAAGCAAGTCAACTGATACAATATTGTGGAGCACAAGGATCTAGAATTTGAGTTTTAGATGTACTAGTTCTACATGGAGCTTGAAAGATATATGGGATCCTGATTACTTTATATGGATAATTACTTAGTCACCTGAAAAGACAATCCAATCCCACATGTCttgattgttttaaaattaatatgaatgaGTGCTTCTTAGATAAGTACAACATCTTTCGGGTTCACAATCACGCCTCTTGTTGATTCCAATTGTTTCAATAATTCAAGTTCCAAAGTTAGAGTTTTTATATTCAGTTCCAAAGCTTCAATTAGCTCCAAACTTCTTCTGATCTTCATTCATTTGCTGCAGAAACCCTAGGGAAGATAGAAAATGACACCTATACTTCCACATCCACTAAAACATACTCAGACTATATTCAGATGCTTCAATGACTCAATAAGGATCTGTTACAAGAGAATAACTAGGGTTAGGGTTACTAAACCTAGAATAAGATGGCGGTTAATTAGTGGGGCAAGTGTAACTATTGGTGGGAAAATTAATAAGGTGGTTTGGAGGATATATAAAGAATAACAAAAGAAGGATGGGATTATGCCATCATTTGAGAATTAACTTGAATCTATTGAAGGTTCTCTCTCTATCTCACCTCTTACAATTCAATCTATCCTCACCTACACAATTCTAACCCTATCTCATCTGCAATTGTAGGATCATCTACTGTTGTCGTTCTTATCCTTCCTCATCTCATACTCTAGTTCTTCTACGACATATTTCACGGCCTAGTTAAGGTATTAATTGGTTGATCGATCTAAGTTTTGCTCTTGTTCTAATTAGTATTGTATCAGGATCCTAATGAGCAGTAGTATCTAAAAACATTTTTGTACTTACTTTTTCGGGCATGATCTCCTTATTCAACTCTTTAGGAGTGTAAGATGAACTTGATCCAACACCTGATGCCCCTATTCCCCCCAAGCTACCAATATACTTCTGGATTGCAGCAGCACCCATTACCCTGGAGGCAATAGAAATATTTAGGAAGAAACAGGCTGAAGCCATATGCATTTAAAAACTAGCAGAGATAGTCTTTGCAATATGGTGTAACTTAAGCATCATCTATCTGTTTCATCTTTAATACAGCTTCTGGTTATCCATAACACCCTCTAGTGTTAAGATAAATGATAGAAAATCAAATCCAAACCTTAATATAGTATTAGGAAATCGTACTCTCAAATGAGAGATCAAAGGTTGAAAATTTACCTATGGAAAGAAAGATAAATGGCAAGaaacttaggccttgtttggggAGAAGTGGATTCTCCCCATAATCCACTTCTACTAAAAATCACTTTTAAGAATTTGATATTATGTTGTTCtctaatttgatttatattttccTTTTAATCTTAGTTcctatgtaaaataattttaatcttcaaataaattctaattataaattaaaattcactACTCCCCAAGACAAACAACCTCTAATACGATGATCCATTATAATAGACATCCAAAACATTTCCTTAAAAAGTGACAGAAATCATCAACTAAGACAACCGAGGAGATATGTATCGCATACCAAACTAAACCAACAGCAACAGTGAACAAGATGGTTGAGATGAGTTCTTGAGCAAAGCGTGAGGATCTGTTTGAGATTTTAGGGTCAACCTGGTAACAGCATTGGCAAGATTATAAAGCATGGACATGTCATTGAACAATAGTTTAGGATATAGTTCCTTATACCCAACAAAATCAGGAAGTATTGTATCATTTACCATCACCACATGCAACGGCTGCTTGTCAGATACACCGGGGTTCATAAATGGCTCATCCATGTTCCCTGATGCACGCTGCTTCAGCTCTTGCAACTATAACAATAATTATGGacattaaaatcaaaaataccATTGACAAAACCAAAGCCAAAAAATTGCAATGTGCTCCCCACCAGTTTTCCCAACCATAAGGAAAAGATAATCCAGTTGAGGAAGGGAAAGgaagatgaaaaaaatagaaaagcaACTAACATCTAAGAATACTTTGTCACAAGGCTTTACTGAAGGAGGAATTATCATTCATTTGTTTTCGTAAAAGGACAGAGTCAAACTTTTATTTAGTTTACTGTTTTTGCATATTTGGAGTAATAGAACAATAAGTTGCTTtctagaaagaaagagaaaaaaaatatatatatatatatatatattaacaggCCAAGGACAACACCATATTGACATAGGCAATGCCCCATAGACCTAATGTATTCTTTAAACATTCAAAGTTTATTTAGTCAATAAATCTATACAGGGAATGAGAACGACCAAAATAGAGGCTTTGAATTACCAATGCTGGAAGACTAGAAGGTTTTCCAAGTTGCTCATCTGGAAGGTATTCAGCTATGGCATTTGTTGCCACAAGTGCTCGAATATATTCTGCCACCCCTTTGCTGTCAACAGCATGATCTCTTTGCTCAAAGCGCTTGATGACTGCCTCTGGACTAAAAGGAATGAAGGGAAAAAATGATTAGAGTTACTTATTACACAGTTTTTCTCTTTCTAAATCATGCGTGTCTCAAATTTGTTTTGCACAAAAGAATTATAGCAAAGATGATGGCTTTCTACATCCCAATGCAACTAGACAGAGTGACATTACGGTTGGTTCTCATTACATCACACCACATTGTCCCATAAAACCAAGCAATCAATTCATGAGTAGATTATTTAGTACATAGCTGAGTTATTCTTCAACTTTCAGCATGGGTTTTCTACAATTTATCAttgaaacatattaaaaattactcCGTGtgatttactttatattttttttatttaaatgttaaagaTTGTATTAATAGAGTTGTCGTGAAAGTAGCTCAAGTGACAAAAGTAGTTCTTAAGAAACATAAGGTCACGTCCCTCATGGGTTAGATTCTCATAAGTTGAAGTGGATGTCATGGCTGTGGGGTCATACTAgcatcttatattaaaaatcgtGAAGGTGACTTATAGGCCAAGTTTGATTTCTCTTAAAAGCTGTGAATAGCTGGGCCGAAATCTCTGTTGCTAATAAGCCTAACCAAACATCCTGCGAAAAAATTAACCTCTCTCAATCATGGTAGTGGGACCACACAATTATCTCTCCCTTTATATAACATGGAGCAAATGAGCATATCAAACACACCCATTAGAGAATAAACTATATTGCTCTGCAAAAGCATTGGAGCAAATAAGCTGGACCAAATCAGCAATAAGTTGGGATGAATAAGCTGCATCAAACAAAGCCATAATAATACAATCACTATCTATGCCAATTTGAAATCGTAGCACTTGTAGTGAATGTTGCTGTTCATTGTCAACCATCAATCCATGTAGAATTTGTAATTTACATTAGGTTGCCACTGTTCAGATATACTAAAATCTAGATTTATACTAGCCTCTAATGAGCCAAGTACTCATTAAATTAAACTATCGGTCCACCAAAAAGGCAGATTTTCCTGCATACCCATCTGAATTATCTCATATTGAATCAACATTATATGAAGTAGCACATAGATAATAAAGAGAAGATGATACAACAGCACAATTCTCTTGTGGCTATGGTAAAATGAATTTCGGGTTAAATTTGAATACTTTGATAATCAAGATATTAGCAGATTGACCAAACAAACCTCTGTTTATTGAGCTCAGACAATAAAGCGCTCTGCTTTATAGCATCATTTGGATATGCATCAGCATCGATAATCAACTTCTCCAGCCGCTTTTCCTGCCGCCAAAATGGCCACCAGCTAAACCAATCCGACAGCCATATTTGCTCTAATCTTTTCCTTGCAGTCGCCAACAAACCAATAAAGAAAACCAATACAGGCAGTTTGCTAAATGAGTTCACATTTTCTGATAAATTTGCCGGTCTAGTATCTCTCTCAATCTCAGAAACACTCCCCAATCCTTCAGCCTCCGATAATGATAGTTCAGATTCACCCCCCAAATTATCTTCTGCCAATTCACTCCGAATATCCAAGACTTGTGATTCTTCCGCTTCCATCGAAGAACCATTAGAAGATGAAGTGGGTTCAGTGCCGAAATGTACATTACTGGAATTCAATGTACAAGAAAAAACAAATCTTGAGCGGGAGAATCGGAGCTTTTGGGAAGATAGATAAGGCggaaaattaaatgaaagtGAATGAGGACGGCAGGCAACGGATGAAGAAACCCAGAAGAGACGTGGAGGGAAAAGTTGAGAAGAGGAAGACTTGCAGAGCAAAGAAACTTGAAGGGCAGCCATGGCTTAGGGTTTACGGAAGATTCTTTGCTGTAGATCCcctccttctctctctctctctatctcagAAGCTTTCAGTATAAGAACCACACGATTGGGTCAAAGGGGGATTGCCTTATCTCCATTGGAATTTGGCGCTCTTCTTCTATAACTCAATTTCTAGAGTAGTTCCATTCTCTGTTAACCATATATATCGCTCAATGCTTAACCATATATCCGCCGATTTTTTAAGTAGATTTTTTCTTAACCCTTATTTCATCATCCTAATTTTAAGAGCTTATTTCatcttgtgttttttttagaatttttatagtgtttttaataattagaataataataatttaataaaaatgttttagaaacataaaatatatattttaataataaaattttctcataaatgcttattaaaaacattttaa
This is a stretch of genomic DNA from Impatiens glandulifera chromosome 4, dImpGla2.1, whole genome shotgun sequence. It encodes these proteins:
- the LOC124937085 gene encoding ATP-dependent zinc metalloprotease FTSH 11, chloroplastic/mitochondrial gives rise to the protein MAALQVSLLCKSSSSQLFPPRLFWVSSSVACRPHSLSFNFPPYLSSQKLRFSRSRFVFSCTLNSSNVHFGTEPTSSSNGSSMEAEESQVLDIRSELAEDNLGGESELSLSEAEGLGSVSEIERDTRPANLSENVNSFSKLPVLVFFIGLLATARKRLEQIWLSDWFSWWPFWRQEKRLEKLIIDADAYPNDAIKQSALLSELNKQSPEAVIKRFEQRDHAVDSKGVAEYIRALVATNAIAEYLPDEQLGKPSSLPALLQELKQRASGNMDEPFMNPGVSDKQPLHVVMVDPKISNRSSRFAQELISTILFTVAVGLVWVMGAAAIQKYIGSLGGIGASGVGSSSSYTPKELNKEIMPEKNVKTFKDVKGCDDAKQELEEVVEYLRNPSKFTRLGGKLPKGILLTGPPGTGKTLLAKAIAGEAAVPFFYRAGSEFEEMFVGVGARRVRSLFQAAKKKAPCIIFIDEIDAIGSTRKQWEGHTKKTLHQLLVEMDGFEQNEGIILMAATNLPDILDPALTRPGRFDRHIVVPNPDARGRQEILELYLQDKPLADDIDVKSIARGTPGFNGADLANLVNIAAIKAAVDGADKVNASQLEFAKDRIIMGTERKTMFISDESKKLTAYHESGHAVVAFNTDGAHPIHKATIMPRGNALGMVTQLPSSDETSISKKQLLARLDVCMGGRVAEELIFGQDHITTGASSDLSTATELAQYMVASCGMSDAIGPVHIKERPSSEMQSRIDAEVVKLLRDAYDRVKALLKKHEKALHALANALLEYETLSSEDIKNILLPYQGGQISEQQQQQLEEEGELTLA